Within the Acidobacteriota bacterium genome, the region TACAACGATTGTGGGAAGAGGTCGCGACAGTGGCTCGCCGTCAAGAAGCTGTACAACCGTACGCCGGGACTGTTACGACCGCTGATCCTATATCCGATTGCCGGCGCGAAGCGCCTGAATTACATCCGCAAGCGGTCGGCAAGACGCGAGCAAGGCGCCGCAGAAGCGAAAATCGCACGGGGCATGTCCTGGTGGTACGACACTCGTGACTGGATCGGCGGTTATCCCTACGAGTTCGCCTCGCCGGCCGCCATCGAAGAGTTTTTGACCGGACGCGGATTCAGCATGCGCGAATTAGTCGCGCGCAATGGCAAGGGCTGCAACGAGTTTCTGTTTGTCAATACCGGATTGGCCGGAGTGCGGGGAGAATAGCGCGGGCAGGCCGGAATCAACGCTGTGGTTGGTGGAAGGGGGCGCATGCGTACCATCGGCAAGTACCACTCGCCGCCACCAAACTCTCCCATGTCCGACGTGCTCGAGCTGGATGCCGCCATACTGTGCGGAGGACTGGGCACGCGGCTGCGCGGGGCGCTGCCGGGGCTGCCCAAAAGTCTCGCACCCATCGCCGGCGAGCCGTTTCTGGACCGGCTGCTGGAGCAGCTTGCGAGCGCCGGCTGCCGGCAGGTGGTGTTGTGCACCGGCTATAAATCAGAGGAGATTGAGAGGCAGTATGGGCGGGCGGCGGGCGGATGCGAGATTGTGTTTTCGCCGGAGCCGGCACCGCTGGGGACGGGCGGGGCGCTGGGGCTGGCGCGGAAGCTCTTGCGTACCGATCCGGTGCTGGTGATGAACGGGGACAGCATTGTGCCGGGACTGGATTTTGCGGCTTTGCGGCGGGCGGCAGTGGGCGCGGCGGGGGCGCTGGTGGTCGTAGCGGCGGACGGGAGGGGCGATACCGGGGCGATCACGCTCGATGCTACTGGACGGGTGCGGGGATTTGCGGAAAAACCGGCAGCGGGAGTGACGGGGTACCAAAGCGCCGGGGTGTACCTGCTGACGCGGCGGCTGCTGGGGGAGATTCCCGAGGGCGAGGCGTCGTCGCTGGAACGGGATTGGTTTCCGCGCTGGGTTGGGGCGGGGCTTGCCGGCTATTTGCACGCCGGAGCGCTTATCGATATTGGGACGCCGGAGCGGTGGCAGCGGGCGCAGGAGGAGTTGCGATGAGGCGCTGGCTGGTGACAGGCGGCTGCGGGTTTATCGGGTCGCATTTTGTGCGATTGCTGCTGCGCGAACGGCCGGAGGCGGCGGTGCTGAACCTCGATGCGCTGACTTATGCCGGCAGGCCGGAGAATGTGGCGGATTGCGCTGGCGACGCACGCTACCGGTTTGTGCGGGCCGACATTGCCGAGCACGCGGCGGTGGCGAGCGCGTTTGCGGAGTTTCAGCCCGAGGTGGTGGTGCATTTCGCGGCGGAGAGCCATGTGGACCGGAGCATCCTGAACGCCGACGCGTTTTTGCGCGCCAACGTGCTGGGGACGCAGGTGTTGCTCGAGGCGGCGCGGCGCGGGGTCGTAGGGCGGTTTGTGCAGGTGTCGAGCGATGAGGTCTACGGCAGCATCGCGGCGCCGGGGCGGGCGAGCGAAGAGGCGGCTCTGGCGCCGAACTCGCCGTATGCGGCCTCGAAGGCGGCGGCGGACCTGCTGGCACGCGCGGCCATGCAGACCTACGGGCTGGCGGTGGTCATCACGCGCGGAAGCAATACCTACGGACCGAATCAGTACCCGGAAAAGCTGATTCCGCTAGCGATCACGAACGCGCTGGCGGGGCAGGCGATTCCGCTCTATGGCGATGGCGGGCAGGCACGCAGCTGGCTGCATGTCGAAGACCACTGCCGGGGAGTGCTGGCGGCGGCGGAGCGGGGCACGCCGGGAGGAATCTACAACCTGGGGAGCGAGGAAGAGACGACCAACCGGGCGCTGCTAGGGGAGTTACTGAAGCTTATGGGGCTGCCGCGGGAGTTGATCCAGAGGGTGGCGGACCGGCCGGGGCATGACCGGCGTTATGCGCTGGATAGCGGGCGGGCGCGGCGGGAACTGGGGTGGCAACCACGCTGGTCACTGGCCGAAGGCCTGCCGCAAACCCTAGAATGGTATGGCACGCACGCGGACTGGGTAGCTGCGGCGCGCGCGCAGGACTTTGATGCCTACTACCGCCGCCAATACGGATCCGCGTCGTCTGCGCCCACTGCCGGGGGCTGAGGGCGGACTGCGGCTGGCGGTCTGTGCGCGGGCGCAGCGGGATGTTGGGGTGGTCATTGCCGCGCCTGGCGGCGAGGGGCTGATTGCGGGCGTCGCCATCACCGAAGGCAAGCTCTGGCCGGATGACCGCGGGTTTTTTACCGAGCTATTTCGGCTGCCGGGCGGGGCCGGCGTGACGCAAGTTTCTGCGGCGCTGAGTTATCCACAGGTGGTGAAGGGGGTTCACTACCATCGCGTACAAACGGATTGCTGGGCGCCGGTGCGGGGCGAGTTTCAACTGGCATTGTTTGACCTGAGGTGCGATTCGCCCACGTTTGGCGCGGTGAACACGCTGTTTGCGGGGGAGTGGCGGCCGTGGCGCATCCGAATTCCTCCCGGCGTGGGGCATGGGTACAAGGTGCTGGGCAGCGAGCCGGGACTGATGGTGTACGCCACGGACCGGTACTACGATCCGGAAGATGAGGGCCGGATTGCGTTTGACGACAGCGGACTGAACTACGCCTGGGAGACCCAATACCGGTGATGTGGCTCGCCACTTATTTCGGGACGCTCGCTTTCGCTCGCTACTCCGTGCTGCGCTTGCCGGCAAGGCACGCCCACAAGCACGCAGATCGTGTCCGGGGTACCGCGTGCGGGGGGTGATTCTGGCGGGGGGGCTGGGAACGCGGCTGTACCCGCTCACGAAGGTGACGAACAAGCACCTGCTGCCAGTGTATGACCGGCCGATGATTTTTTATCCGCTAAAGACTTTAGTGACGGCGGGGATTACCGAGATTCTGCTGGTGACCGGCGGGCAACACGCCGGGGACTTTCTGCGATTGCTGGAAAACGGGGAGGAATTTGGTTGCTCGCTACGATATGCTTATCAGCACGGAGAGGGAGGCATTGCGGCGGCGCTGCGATTGGCGCGGGAGTTTGCCGCAGGCGAGAAACTGGCAGTGATTCTGGGCGACAACCTGTTTGAGCGCGGAATTGGCGACGGCTGCCGGGCGTTTGCGGCGCAGGCACAGGGAGCACGGCTGCTGCTGAAGCAGGTGCCGGACCCGGAGCGGTTCGGGGTGGCGACGCTGGAAGGCGGCCGCATCACGGGCATTGAGGAAAAGCCGGCGGCGGCGCGCTCGGACTGGGCGGTAACGGGCTGCTACTTTTACGACGGCACGGTGTTCGACAAGATTGACCGCTGCCGACCGTCGGGGCGGCAGGAACTGGAAATTACCGACGTGAATAACTTGTATCTGCAGGAAGGCACGCTGGAGCACTCCACGGTTGAGGGCTGGTGGACCGACGCGGGGACGTTTGCGTCGCTGCATCGGGCCTCGGCGCTGATCGAGGAGGCGTCGCGACGGTAAGGAGGCGATAGGGAGATGTCTGCCGCTGCCCCCCAAGTGGCGCCCGAGGCAAGCCGGCCGGCGCGGCCGAGGCGGAGCCGTGCGGCGGTGTGGATGCGGGTGGGGGGACAGATCCTCACGCCGGCGATTGTGTTTGGCAGTTTATGGCTGTCGGTGCAGCTGCGCGGGCTGGAATTTGGGCGCGGCTACGAGGCACTGGGGATTATTGCCTGCCTGGTATGCGTGCTGGTGTTTCAGGGGTTCGGCATCAGCCACGCGCGCTGGCGCACCGGGAGCCTGATGGATCTGGGGTCGCTGTCGCTGGCGTGGATCGTCTCCATCGCGATGTTGCTGGCGCTGGGCTACCTGACCAAGACCACCGATCAGTATTCGCGTATTGCGCTGACGACGTGGTTCGTGCTGGGGCTATTGCTGCTGTGCCTGCTGCACTTGTTGTTGTGGTCGTACTTTGGCTGGCTGCGGGAGCGCGGCATCGGGGCGGTTTCGGCGGTGATCGGGCCGCCGACGTCGGCGGCGCAGCGGCTGGCGGCGACGTTTCAGGCGGATGCGAGTCTGGGAGTGCAGCTTTGCGGCTATTTTGGGGAGCTCGGCCAGTGTGGAATCGAGGGCCTGCCGCGGCTGGGCGCGCTGCATGATCTGGCGGCCTACGTGCGGCTCAAGGGAGTCGATGCGGCCTATTTGTCGCTGGAACACTCCGGGGCGCAGCTACCGGATCTGATGCAAGCGTTGCAGGGCGGACGCACGTCGGTATTTCTGATCCCCAATGTCTTTGCGTTTGATTTGCTGCAATCCGAACTGCAGAGCGTGAACGGCATCCCGGTGCTGGCGGTGGGCGGCGCGGAGATGAGTCCGCTGGGAGGCGCCGTCAAGCGACTTATGGATCTGACGCTCTCCGGGCTGGCGCTGTTGGTGCTGTCGCCGCTGCTGTTGGTGATCGCGGCGGCGATCAAGCTGGACTCGCCCGGGCCCGTAATCTTCCGGCAGCGGCGCTACGGCATACACAGCGAAGAAATTGAGGTGTGGAAGTTCCGCTCGATGCGGACACTGGATAACGACCGGGGGGCGATCGCGCAAGCGGTGCGCGGCGACTGGCGGGTTACGCGCGTGGGCGCCTGGCTGCGGAAGACATCGCTGGATGAACTGCCGCAGTTTTGGAATGTGTTGCGCGGCGCCATGTCGCTGGTGGGCCCGCGGCCACACGCGGTAGCGCACAACGAGCTCTATCGGGACAAGCTGCGGGGATACATGCTGCGCCATCGGGCGCGGCCGGGCATGACCGGCTGGGCGCAGGTTAACGGCTGCCGGGGCGAGACCGACACGATCGAGAAGATGCAGCGGCGGCTGGATTATGATTTGGAGTACATCCGGCGGTGGTCGCCGGTGCTGGATGTGTGGATTTTGCTGCGCACGATCCCGGCGCTGCTGCTGAACCGCGATGTCTACTGAAGAACTGTTTCGCTCGAATTTTGCCGGATCGCAGGCGGTGGCGCAGGCCACGCTGGGGGCGTGCGGCGGGGCGCTGACGCGCGCGGCGGACGTGCTGGTCGCTTGCTACCGCGCGGGCGGGAAGGCGCTGTTTTGCGGCAACGGAGGGAGCGCGGCACAGGCGCAGCATCTGGCGGCGGAGTTTGTGGGGCGGTATTTGCGGGAGCGGCGGCCGCTGGCGGCGCTGGCGCTGCACAGCAACAGCTCGACGTTGACAGCGATTGGGAACGACTACGGCTACGAGCAGAGTTTTGCGCGGCCGGTGGAGGCGTTTGCGCGACGGGGTGACGTGATTGTGGGGCTGAGCACGTCGGGCAATTCACCGAATGTGGTGGAGGCGCTGCGGCGGGGGCGCGAATTGGACTGCACGGCGATTGCGCTGACGGGCGAGGGTGGCGGGAAGATGGCGGCGGAGGCAGACATTTTGATTGCGGTGCCGAGCCGGGAGACGCCGCGGATTCAGGAGTGCCATCTGCTGATTGGGCACTGCCTGTGCCAGGCGGTGGAAGAGGCGCTGTTTGGGCGCTGAATTTGCCGTCGTCGGCTCGCGGGGGCAGTTGGGGCAGGAGTTTCTGCGGGTGCTGGGGCGGCGGGCGGTGGGGCTGGAGCGTCGGCAGCTTGACGTTGCTGATGCCGAGGCGTGCGCGCGGGTGCTGGGGGAGCTAGGGCCGCGGGTGGTGATCAACTGCGCGGCGTTCAACCAGGTGGATTGGGCGGAGACGCGGCACGCGGCGGCGCTGGCAGCGAATGCCGAGGGGCCGGGACACTTGGCGGCGTTGGCGGCGGCGCGGGGTTTCCGATTGGTGCATTTCAGCACCGATTACGTATTTGGCGGGGATGGGTTGACGCGGCCGCGGACGGAAAATGATGCGCCCGCGCCGGTGAATTTTTACGGCTACAGCAAGCTGCTGGGCGAGGAGGCGGTGCTGCGGACGTGTCCCAGCGCGCTGGTGCTGCGGGTGGCGCATTTGTACGGTGGGCGGTCGCGGTCGCCGGGACGCGCCAGTTTGGTGGAGAGATTCGTGGAGCGGGCGCGGGCGGGCGAGGCGATTGCGGTGACGCGCGGGCAGTGGTTGAATCCGACTTCGGTGCGCGACATTGTGGCGGCGACACTGCGGCTGCTGCCCATGGGCGCGCACGGGCTGTTTCACCTGACCGGCGAAGGCGCCTGCGAGGCGGATACGTTCGCGCGGGAAGTGTGCCGGCGGGCGGGGCTGCGGCCGAAGCTGCGCTACGTCACGCACGATGAGCGGCCGGCGCGGCGAGCGGCGCACACGGTGCTGGCCAACGCGCGCTGGGCGGCGCTGGGGCTGGGGCCGCTGCCGGACTGGCGCACATCGCTTGCAGGCGGCGACGCAGCGCGCTAAGCGAGCCGCTGGAACGCGACTTGACGATAGAGCGGCGTCGACCCGAGAAGCGAGAAGCCGGCTCCGGTCCTGGCCACGAACTCGCTGAAGGCACGGAATTCGTGCTGGGGGCTGGAGAATTCATCCAGGTAGACATAGGTTCCCGGCTTGATCCAGGGATGCAGGACTCCGAGGATCAGCGCGGTGGAGGAGTACAGATCCGCATCGAGGTTGAGAACCAGCACGTCGTGAACGGGCGGCTCATACTGGGGCAGGGTGTCCTGGAACCGGCCCTTGAAAAACTTGACGCGCGGGTCGTCGACCTGCGGGATTTTGCCGTCCTGCGAGAAGGTTCCCTTCGGCATTGTTCCCCATTTTTCTGGCAGGCCTTCGAAGCTATCGAAGCCGTGCAAGTTGCTCGCCGGATTTCTGAGGAGGCGTGACCAGTAGCGCGTTGCGGCGCCTGCGGCCACGCCAAATTCCAAATACAGCACGTTCTGGTCGCGGACCGATTGGCCGATCTGTTCCCAGAGATCCTCCCTGACCTTCGCACCGTGCCCGGGGCCGAAATTGTTTTCACGTAACCAGCGGCCGACCTCCAAGTAACCAGTCACGTTTTGCAACTTGCGGGCAAAGCCGCCGGGGAGCCAGCGGCCGGTATGAATGAGTGAGCCGCGAAGGGGATCCAGCGGTGGCACGTCCACAAGACTAGCGGAAGCGCCCACGGAATAAATACCCCGCCGATGGGGGGGCCCGGGGCCGCGTCAGGCGGCGATGCGGTAGCTGCGGCGGAGGGGCTCGGCGGCGGGGACGAAGACGTCTTCGCTGGCGAGGACCAGCTCGCTGCCCTGGGCGGGAAACGAGAAGGGGACGTGCATGAGCGGCGCCATGCGCTCGTGGAACGCGGCGGCGCGTTCAGGCGGGACGAAGAAAAGGAAAAAACCGCCGCCACCGGCGCCGAGGAGCTTGCCGCCGAGGGCGCCGGCAGCACGGGCGCGGTCGTAGATGGCGTCCATGTCAGGGTTAGAGATGCGGTTGCTGAGGCGGCGCTTGCACATCCAGGCCTGATGCAGCAGGGCGCCGAATTCGGCCAGCGGCGCGTCGCCGCTGAGGAGGCGCTCGCCTTCCTCAACCATGGCCTGCATGGCCTGCAGCTCGGCGGTGCGGGCGGGAATGTTGGCGATCTGCTCGCCAGCAATCTCGGAGGCGGTGCGGGCGAAGCCGGTGAAGTAGAGGTGCAGATGCGCGCGCAGCGCGGCGAGGCGCTCGGGCGGGACGGCGACGGGCTCGAGCTGGAAGCGGCCGTCGGGATGGAAGCGAATCAACTGCAGGCCGCCGAAGGCGGCGGCGATCTGATCCTGAGCGCCGACGTTTTCGCCCAGCTCCTGCTGCTCGATGCGGATGGCGGCCCGCGCCAGCGCGGCGGGCTCGCGCGGCTGCTGGCAGAGGGCGTTGAGGGCGTGCAGCAGGCCGACGACGAAGGTGGAGCTGGTGCCGAGGCCGGTGCGCGCGGGCAGGTCGGCATCATGGTGGATTTCAACCCCGTCGGTGATGCCGAGCGAGCGCAGGCAGGCGCGCACGGCGGGGTGCTCGATGCGGGCGTTGTCGGGCACGTTTTCCACGCGGGTGTAGATAATCCGACTGTGGTGCTCGAAAAACGGCGGCAGGTAGCGGCAGGTGATGTAGCAGTACTTGTCGATCGCCGTGGTCAACACCGCGCCGCCGTGCTCGCGGTACCAGGCCGGATAGTCCGTGCCCCCGCCGAAAAAGGAAATGCGGAAGGGGGTGCGGGTGACGATCATGACAGACTCCTTCGGGCGGTCGTGAATGTGCTCTGAGCAGAGATGGCGGCCAGCTCGGATTGGGGCAGCCTGTCGAAATGGGGAATCTGCGGGACGGCAGTCAGCTTGTCAGCGCACGGGCAAGCGGAGATGTTGATAATGCCAGACTAAGATTTTGGTTGACAGCAACATACTCATCTTGTAGGCTGTGGGAGGCAGGCAAATCATGGCAAAGATTATCGGAATTGACCTTGGCACCACCAACAGCGTGGTTGCCGTCATGGAAAACGGCGAACCCAAAGTGATCGCCAACGCCGAAGGCGGGCGGACGACGCCGTCGGTGGTGGCGTTCACCAAGAATGGCGAGCGGCTGGTGGGCCAGGTGGCCAAGCGGCAGGCGATTACCAACCCGGATGGGACGGTGTATTCGATCAAGCGCTTCATGGGGCGGCGCTACAACGAAGTCAGCGAAGAGATGAAGATGGTGCCCTACAAGGTGGTGCAGCAGGGCGACCACGTGGCGGTGGAGGTGCAGGGGAAGACGTATACGCCGCCGGAGATTTCGGCGTTCATTCTGCAGAAGCTGAAACAGGCGGCGGACGATTACCTGGGCGAAAAAGTTACCGAAGCGGTGATCACCGTGCCGGCGTACTTTAACGACGCGCAGCGGCAGGCGACGAAGGACGCGGGGCGGATTGCGGGCCTGGACGTCAAGCGCATTGTGAACGAGCCGACGGCGGCGGCGCTGGCGTATGGCCTCGACAAGCAGAAGGAAGAGACCATCGCCATTTATGACTTTGGCGGCGGAACGTTCGACATTTCAATTCTGGAAGTGGGCGAGGGCGTGGTCGAGGTGAAATCGACCAACGGGGACACGCACCTGGGCGGCGACAACATCGACCAGCGGCTGGTGGACTGGCTGGTGGACGACTTCAAGAAAGACGAAGGCATCGACCTGCGCGGGCGCGGCAACGAGATGGCGCTGCAGCGGCTGAAGGACGCGGCGGAGAAGGCCAAGATGGAGCTGTCGACGACGATGGAGACGGAGATCAACCTGCCCTTCATCACCGCCGACGCCAGCGGGCCGAAACACCTGCTGAAAAAGCTGTCACGCTCGCAGTTTGAGCGCATGGTGGAAGAGATTTTGCAGCGCTCGGTGGCGCCCTGCCAGCAGGCGCTCAAAGACGCCGGCCTCACCGCGGACAAGATCAACGAAGTGGTGCTGGTGGGCGGCTCGACGCGCATTCCGCGGGTGCAGCAGATCGTGAAGGACCTGTTCCACAAGGAGCCGCACAAGGGCGTGAATCCGGACGAAGTGGTGGCGGTGGGGGCGGCGGTGCAGGCGGGCGTGCTGGCGGGCGAGGTGAAAGACCTGCTGCTGCTGGACGTGACGCCGCTGTCGCTGGGCATCGAGACTCTGGGCGGGGTGAACACGGTGCTGATCCAGCGCAACACCACGATTCCGACGCGGAAGAGCGAGACGTTTTCGACCGCGGCCGACAACCAGACGTCGGTTGAGGTACACGTGCTGCAAGGCGAGCGGCCGATGGCGGCGCAGAACCGGACGCTGGGGAAGTTCCATCTGGTGGGTCTGCCGGCGGCGCCGCGCGGGATTCCGCAAATTGAGGTGACGTTCGACATTGACGCCAACGGCATCGTGAACGTGAGCGCCAAGGATCTGGGCACGAGCAAGGAGCAGAAGATCACCATCACCAGCTCCAGCGGCTTGTCGAAGGACGAGATCGACCGCATGACCAAGGAGGCCGAGGCGCACTCGGACGAGGACAAGCAGCGGCGCGAAGAGGTGGAGGCGCGCAATCAGCTCGACAGCCTGGTGTACAACACCGACAAGATGCTGAAGGAGAACCGGGAGAAGGTTCCGGCGAGCGATGCGCAGGCGGTGGACGCGGCGCTGGCGGACGGGCGCAAGGCCCTGGAAGGCGGCGATACGGCGGCGATGGTGGCGGCCAAGGATGCGCTGACCGCGGCCACGCACAAGCTGGCGGAGGCGCTGTACAAGAACGCCAGCGCGCAGCCGGGCGGGCAGGCGCCGCCGAGCGAGCCGGAGCCGGGCGCGGGCGCGGCGCCGGGTACGGGCAATGGCGAGGCGAAGCCGGGGGACGTGATCGACGCCGAATATGTGGATGCCGACGGCGACGGCAAGAAGGGCTAACATTCCCTTAACGTGCCCACGGCCACCAAAGACTACTACGCCGTATTAGGAATCAAGCGGGGCGCCACGGCGGACGAGATCCGCAAGGCGTACCGGCGGCTGGCGCGCAAGCTGCACCCGGACGTCAACCCGGGCAACAAGACGGCGGAAGACCGCTTTAAGCAGGTACAGGAAGCCTACGACATCCTGAGCGACGCGAAGAAGCGGGATTTTTTCGACAAAACCGGTTTCTACAACGACCAGGCGTTTCAGCAGGGCGCGGACGTGTTTACGGGCGCGGCGCAGGGCGCGGCGGCCGGCGGTGCGCGCGGAGAAGGACGCTGGACGGGAGCGCCGCCGCCGGGATTTGATTTTTCCGGCTTCGATTTCTCGGGCTTTGAGCCGGGGGCGGCGGGCGCGGGGCGCAAGACGGCGGGCGGAGGGTCGTTCCGCGATATTTTTTCGAGCATCTTCAACCGCCAGGGCGCGCCCGCGGAGACGACCGGGAGCGATCTGGAGTATCAGGTGACGGTCGGGTTCTGGGATGCGATCCGGGGCTCGGTGCTGCGGCTGAATGTGCCGCGCCAGGACCGCTGCCCGCAGTGCAACGGCACGGGCACGGGCGGACGCGGGGGAGTGTGTCCGGAGTGCGGCGGTAAGGGGCAGGTTTCGCAGACCGTCAATGGGATGAAGTTCAACCTGCGCTGCGGCACCTGCGGCGGAACGGGCAAGGCGGGCGCGGCTTGTCCGCGCTGTCACGGCCAGGGCAGGGTGCAGCAGACCGAATCGCTGCAGGTGCAACTCAAGCCGGGCACGCGCGAAGGGGCGCGGCTGCGGATCCCGGGCAAGGGCAATTGGGGATCGGAAGGCAGCGGCGATCTGTACGTGATCGTGCGCATCAAGCCGCATGCGCTGTTCCAGCGGCAGGCGGACGACATTTACGTGAAGGTGCCGATCAGCATTACGGAGGCGGCGCTGGGGGCCAAGATCGGCGTGCCCACGATCGAGGGCAAGGCGCTGCTGAATATTCCGGCGGGGACGCAGTCGGGGCAGAAGTTCCGGATGCGCGAGCGCGGCGTCGCCAACGCGCAGCACGGCGAGGTGCGCGGGGATGAATACGTGGAAGTGCAGGTGGTGGTGCCGCACCTGCGCGACGAGCAGAGCCGCGAGCTGCTGCGCGAGTTCGCGCGGCTCAATCCCGAAGACGCGCGCGAGGCGGTTCTGAAGCAGGCGCAAGGGTAGGGGGCAGGATGGTCCGCAAAAAAGGCCGCGCTGCGTACATGATTTCCGCTGTCGCCGAGCAGTACGGCGTGCATCCGCAGACACTGCGGCTGTACGAGCGCGAAGGGCTGCTGAAGCCGTCACGCACGGAAGGCAACACGCGGCTGTACACGGAGGAGGACCTGCAGCGGCTGGAGGTGATTCTGTCGCTGACGCGCGACATGGGGGTGAATCTGGCGGGGGTTGAGGTGATCCTGAATCTGCGCGAGCGCATGCAGCAGATGCAGCAGCAGATGCAGGAGTTCGTGGACTTTGTGCAGCACGATCTGGTGAACCGCGGGATGGGTCTCGGCGGGACGAGCGAGGCGCTGGTGCCGGTGCGGCAGGGGCCGGGAGGCAGGGGTCAGGGGTCAGGGGCCAGGGGCCAGGGCCGCTAGGGCGGGTACATCATGGCGGTGCGGTCCAAGCCGTATGGGTTGAGCGTGCCGGTTGCCTTGCCGGAGCAGGGGACGGCGTGGGAGCGGGCGCAGCACTGGCTGGCGATTGGCGGCCCGATCGGACTGATTCCCTGGGTGCCGGCGACGATTGCCTCCGCCATCGTTGCGGCGGTGTGCTGGTGGCGGCCGCCGGCGTGGGCATTTATCGTGCCCGCCGTCATCGTGCTGTTCATCGCCGGCGGGTTTGCGGGGACGACGTCGGAGCGATTGCTGGGCGTCGAAGACCCGCGCAATGTGGTGCTCGACGAAATTGCCGGGCAGTTGCTGACGTTCGTCTTTGTACTGCCGACCAGCGCCGCGGCGGCGATTGCGGGCTTCGTGCTGTTCCGCATCTTCGATGTCATCAAGCCGCCGCCGGCACGCGCGGCCGAGCGGCTGCGCGGCGGCTGGGGGATCATGGCCGACGATCTGGTCGGGGGGCTGTATGCGGCGGTGATTCTGTGGCTGCTGGCGCGGGTGTTGCGCTAGGGTGGGAGCCGCGAGGCGGGCTATCGATCTGGGCTATCCGCCATCAGCGGCCAGCCATCAGCTCGACTGGTGCGGCGCCCGGCTCCTGGTCATGCGCGGGCCGCAGGCGTAAACAGGACGCGGCTGCTGAGGGGGATTTCGCGCAGCTTGGCTACCTGCCAGCCGGATTGCGACGCGAGCGCGGCGAAGGCGGAGGCGGTGCGGGGATGGGTGGCGGCGCCGCGGTCCTGCCGCAGCTTGCGCGAGAGGTCGTCGTCGCTGGTGAAGGTGCCGGCGACGGCAAGCACATTGCCGGCGCGCGCCAGCACCGCCAGATTCGCCGCGATCGTGGCATCGTCGCCGTACTCGAATAAGCCGCCTTCGGAGGAGGCAACCGTGATCGTGGCCGACGCGCGGGCTGACAAGGCTGATTGCAGCGATGCCGTGTCGCGCCAGTCGTAGGGGATGTGGCGAAACGAAATGGCCAGACCGGCGAGGGGTGCACCTGGCGCGCAGAGCGCGGCGAGGGCCGCGCGGCCGAAGGCGGGGCCGGCGTCGTCCTGATCGAAGACGTCGATGGCGATCGGGCGGTGCTCGAGTAGTGCGGGCGCGTGCTGGTGGAGGAGCAGAAGCGCATTCCAGGTGTCGGCGGCCGGGCCGCCGGCGATGTCCACAAACTGGAGCGGAGCCTGCGGGTTGGCCGCCAGCACCGGGCCGAGAACATCCGCCAGGTAGTGCGCCATATCGTGCAGGCGCAGTCGCATGGCGAGGAGCGACGGCCCCTGTGCGAAGTGACGGTCGAGGGGCTGGGCGTAGGTGGCGCCGAGCATGTCGGGACCGAGCTTCATGAGGTAGGTGCTCGTGCCGCTGACGAATGAGTTGCGCGACTCGAGCAAGCAGCGGCCCACGAGCGAGCGGCGCATCATGCGCTGGAACAGCAGGGAGCGCAGAAACCGGGGCAGGCGGCGAAAGGGACTGCGCTCGAGGAAGCGGGTAAAGCGCTCCTGCAGCTCGGCGTCGCTGAGGGCCGGTTCGGCGAAGGCGGGATGAGTGATG harbors:
- a CDS encoding J domain-containing protein produces the protein MPTATKDYYAVLGIKRGATADEIRKAYRRLARKLHPDVNPGNKTAEDRFKQVQEAYDILSDAKKRDFFDKTGFYNDQAFQQGADVFTGAAQGAAAGGARGEGRWTGAPPPGFDFSGFDFSGFEPGAAGAGRKTAGGGSFRDIFSSIFNRQGAPAETTGSDLEYQVTVGFWDAIRGSVLRLNVPRQDRCPQCNGTGTGGRGGVCPECGGKGQVSQTVNGMKFNLRCGTCGGTGKAGAACPRCHGQGRVQQTESLQVQLKPGTREGARLRIPGKGNWGSEGSGDLYVIVRIKPHALFQRQADDIYVKVPISITEAALGAKIGVPTIEGKALLNIPAGTQSGQKFRMRERGVANAQHGEVRGDEYVEVQVVVPHLRDEQSRELLREFARLNPEDAREAVLKQAQG
- a CDS encoding MerR family transcriptional regulator, translated to MVRKKGRAAYMISAVAEQYGVHPQTLRLYEREGLLKPSRTEGNTRLYTEEDLQRLEVILSLTRDMGVNLAGVEVILNLRERMQQMQQQMQEFVDFVQHDLVNRGMGLGGTSEALVPVRQGPGGRGQGSGARGQGR
- a CDS encoding phosphatidylglycerophosphatase A codes for the protein MAVRSKPYGLSVPVALPEQGTAWERAQHWLAIGGPIGLIPWVPATIASAIVAAVCWWRPPAWAFIVPAVIVLFIAGGFAGTTSERLLGVEDPRNVVLDEIAGQLLTFVFVLPTSAAAAIAGFVLFRIFDVIKPPPARAAERLRGGWGIMADDLVGGLYAAVILWLLARVLR
- the dnaK gene encoding molecular chaperone DnaK, with translation MAKIIGIDLGTTNSVVAVMENGEPKVIANAEGGRTTPSVVAFTKNGERLVGQVAKRQAITNPDGTVYSIKRFMGRRYNEVSEEMKMVPYKVVQQGDHVAVEVQGKTYTPPEISAFILQKLKQAADDYLGEKVTEAVITVPAYFNDAQRQATKDAGRIAGLDVKRIVNEPTAAALAYGLDKQKEETIAIYDFGGGTFDISILEVGEGVVEVKSTNGDTHLGGDNIDQRLVDWLVDDFKKDEGIDLRGRGNEMALQRLKDAAEKAKMELSTTMETEINLPFITADASGPKHLLKKLSRSQFERMVEEILQRSVAPCQQALKDAGLTADKINEVVLVGGSTRIPRVQQIVKDLFHKEPHKGVNPDEVVAVGAAVQAGVLAGEVKDLLLLDVTPLSLGIETLGGVNTVLIQRNTTIPTRKSETFSTAADNQTSVEVHVLQGERPMAAQNRTLGKFHLVGLPAAPRGIPQIEVTFDIDANGIVNVSAKDLGTSKEQKITITSSSGLSKDEIDRMTKEAEAHSDEDKQRREEVEARNQLDSLVYNTDKMLKENREKVPASDAQAVDAALADGRKALEGGDTAAMVAAKDALTAATHKLAEALYKNASAQPGGQAPPSEPEPGAGAAPGTGNGEAKPGDVIDAEYVDADGDGKKG